A stretch of the Bacillus sp. B-jedd genome encodes the following:
- a CDS encoding branched-chain amino acid ABC transporter permease → MEFLQQLINGISLGSIYALIALGYTMVYGIVKLINFAHGDIFMIGAFTGFYSITILELSFFPALLLSMAVCSIFGVLIERIAYKPLRNATRIAALITAIGVSLLIEYSVIYVRGAQPEAYPSGVLPKETINIFGASISSQSLFILGVSVALMVILQFIVHKTKIGKAMRAVSYDADAARLMGINVNNTISATFAMGSALAGAAGVIFGTYYTKIEPLMGIIPGLKAFVAAVLGGIGIIPGAMVGGLLLGVIEALVSAAGYSLWRDGVAFIVLILILIFLPSGLFGKNVREKV, encoded by the coding sequence ATGGAATTTTTACAGCAATTGATTAACGGAATATCGCTGGGAAGCATTTATGCGTTGATTGCACTGGGCTATACGATGGTATATGGAATTGTAAAATTAATCAATTTTGCCCATGGGGACATCTTCATGATTGGTGCGTTCACCGGCTTTTACTCAATTACAATCCTGGAACTGTCCTTTTTCCCCGCCCTCCTACTATCGATGGCGGTCTGTTCCATTTTCGGCGTCCTGATTGAAAGGATTGCCTATAAGCCGCTCAGGAACGCGACGCGGATTGCCGCATTGATAACAGCAATTGGTGTTTCCCTTCTGATAGAATACAGCGTCATTTACGTCCGTGGCGCCCAGCCGGAGGCCTATCCTTCGGGAGTGCTTCCAAAGGAAACGATCAACATCTTCGGTGCATCCATCAGCAGCCAGTCATTATTCATCCTCGGAGTATCGGTTGCCCTGATGGTCATCCTTCAGTTCATTGTCCATAAAACGAAAATCGGTAAGGCGATGCGGGCGGTATCCTATGATGCTGACGCGGCCAGGCTGATGGGGATCAATGTAAACAATACAATTTCAGCAACGTTTGCCATGGGCTCCGCTCTTGCGGGAGCGGCCGGGGTCATCTTTGGTACGTATTATACGAAAATTGAACCATTGATGGGCATCATTCCTGGCTTGAAAGCCTTTGTTGCCGCAGTTCTCGGGGGAATTGGCATTATTCCCGGCGCAATGGTGGGAGGGCTCCTTCTAGGGGTCATTGAGGCTCTGGTCAGTGCGGCAGGCTACTCGCTATGGCGTGACGGAGTGGCCTTTATCGTTCTGATTCTTATCCTTATTTTCCTCCCATCCGGGCTGTTCGGCAAAAACGTGAGAGAGAAAGTGTAG
- a CDS encoding branched-chain amino acid ABC transporter permease, whose product MEYFKRAKGFWLSVILALVVYTVVQAMIMGGILNIFHVNTLVTIGINIMLAASLHLIIGITGQFSIGHAGFLAVGAYTSAIMTMMFDLPFAAALLIGGLGAAVAGLLIGIPSLRLKGDYLAIATLGFGEIVRVALLNFDYVGGASGMQVMQMSTWSWTFACALITLVVIVNFTNSTHGRACISIREDETAADAMGINTTYYKVVAFAIGAFFAGVAGGLFAHNFYLIQPSNFGFLKSFDILIIVVLGGLGSLSGAVIAAILLTIVSTFLQAYPETRMIFYSLILILTMLYRPQGLLGTREITSFFKKTKKAGGDHDGTGQTVA is encoded by the coding sequence ATGGAGTATTTTAAGCGGGCAAAAGGCTTCTGGCTCTCAGTTATACTGGCTTTAGTCGTCTATACTGTTGTCCAGGCAATGATCATGGGGGGAATCCTCAACATTTTCCATGTGAATACCCTCGTTACAATTGGAATTAATATTATGCTTGCGGCCAGCCTTCACTTAATTATTGGAATAACCGGCCAGTTTTCAATCGGGCATGCGGGGTTCTTGGCAGTAGGCGCGTATACATCGGCGATTATGACGATGATGTTCGATCTTCCCTTCGCAGCCGCCCTTTTGATTGGCGGCCTTGGCGCGGCGGTAGCCGGCCTCCTTATTGGGATTCCGAGCCTCCGCCTGAAAGGGGATTACCTGGCGATTGCGACACTCGGTTTTGGCGAGATTGTCCGCGTTGCCCTTTTGAATTTTGATTATGTAGGCGGGGCAAGCGGCATGCAGGTCATGCAAATGAGCACGTGGAGCTGGACATTTGCCTGTGCCCTGATCACTCTTGTTGTAATCGTAAATTTTACGAATTCAACACACGGAAGGGCCTGTATTTCAATCCGGGAGGACGAGACGGCGGCAGACGCGATGGGAATCAATACAACTTACTATAAAGTTGTCGCTTTTGCCATTGGCGCCTTTTTTGCCGGAGTCGCGGGCGGCCTTTTTGCCCATAACTTTTATTTGATTCAGCCATCCAACTTTGGATTCCTGAAATCATTTGACATTTTGATCATTGTCGTCCTCGGCGGGCTTGGAAGCCTTTCGGGAGCTGTCATTGCGGCGATCCTGCTGACAATTGTATCAACCTTCCTGCAGGCTTATCCTGAAACGAGGATGATCTTCTACAGTTTAATCCTGATCCTGACGATGCTATACAGGCCTCAGGGATTGCTGGGAACAAGGGAGATTACTTCATTCTTTAAAAAGACAAAGAAGGCGGGAGGGGATCATGATGGCACAGGACAAACCGTTGCTTAA
- a CDS encoding ABC transporter substrate-binding protein: MKKRRLAGIFLSFSLIAGVLAGCGSQGTSGSGGDGKTIKIGANLELSGGVASYGQSISEGLQLAVEEINKEGIDGKKIKLVKFDNKSEAAEATSGAVKLISQDKVAAIVGAATSGNTLAQVQLAEKHKVPIITPTGTNPDVTSKGGKLNTFAFRTCFIDPFQGTVAANFAADKLQSKKAAVYVDTASDYAKGLAAAFKEAFKAKGGEIVAEEAYVAKDTDFRATLTRMKSENPDFVFLPGYYEEVGLIVKQAREIGLDVPFMGGDGWDSPKLVEIAGADALNNTFITNHYSSADPDKKIQDFVEAFKKKYKGKSPDAFAALGYDTGYYLKDAIERAGSADPEKIRAALEETKNLALVSGTLTLDENHNPVKSAAILKYEGGEQKFETKVNP, encoded by the coding sequence ATGAAGAAGAGAAGGTTGGCAGGGATTTTTCTATCATTTTCTTTGATTGCCGGAGTGTTGGCAGGCTGCGGCAGCCAGGGGACAAGCGGTTCTGGAGGAGACGGCAAAACGATTAAAATCGGGGCGAACCTTGAGCTTTCGGGCGGGGTGGCATCCTATGGGCAATCGATTTCAGAGGGTCTCCAGCTAGCGGTAGAAGAAATTAATAAAGAAGGCATTGATGGCAAAAAAATTAAATTGGTTAAATTTGATAATAAGTCTGAAGCTGCCGAGGCAACTTCAGGAGCGGTCAAGCTGATCAGCCAGGACAAGGTAGCAGCGATTGTCGGGGCGGCCACAAGCGGAAACACGCTTGCGCAGGTCCAGTTGGCTGAAAAGCATAAAGTTCCGATCATTACACCTACCGGAACCAATCCGGATGTGACAAGCAAGGGTGGCAAGTTGAATACTTTTGCCTTCAGAACTTGCTTCATTGACCCGTTCCAGGGAACTGTCGCGGCGAATTTCGCGGCTGATAAGCTTCAGTCCAAAAAAGCGGCTGTTTATGTCGATACAGCGAGCGATTATGCGAAAGGGCTAGCTGCTGCATTTAAGGAAGCCTTCAAGGCAAAAGGCGGCGAAATCGTTGCTGAAGAGGCATATGTGGCGAAAGACACTGATTTCCGTGCAACCTTGACAAGAATGAAATCCGAAAATCCTGATTTCGTTTTCCTTCCAGGTTACTATGAAGAGGTAGGCCTGATTGTAAAGCAGGCACGTGAAATCGGCCTCGACGTACCATTCATGGGCGGAGATGGCTGGGATTCCCCGAAGCTTGTTGAAATTGCTGGTGCGGATGCACTGAATAACACATTTATTACTAACCATTATTCTTCGGCAGACCCTGACAAGAAAATTCAGGACTTCGTTGAAGCCTTCAAGAAGAAATACAAAGGAAAGTCACCGGATGCCTTTGCCGCTCTTGGCTACGATACAGGTTATTACCTGAAGGACGCCATTGAGCGCGCGGGCAGCGCAGATCCGGAAAAAATCAGAGCGGCTTTGGAAGAAACAAAGAATCTTGCGCTTGTCTCTGGAACGCTCACTTTGGATGAAAATCATAACCCTGTAAAATCAGCAGCCATCTTGAAATATGAGGGCGGCGAGCAAAAGTTCGAAACTAAGGTTAATCCGTAA
- a CDS encoding ABC transporter ATP-binding protein translates to MAQDKPLLKVEQAGIRFGGLKAVWDVNLELFQGELVGLIGPNGAGKTTFFNLLTGVYVPTEGEISLDGESLKKLPPYKITRKGVSRTFQNIRLFGELSVIDNVKVAYHSLAKHGIPSSVFRFPKHFEGEKEMDEKAVEFLKIFGLDRFRDEKAKNLPYGQQRRLEIARALAANPKLLLLDEPAAGMNPQETKELMQLISFIRNRFHLTVLLIEHDMPLVMGVCERIYVLDHGQLIAQGTPEEIRNNPKVIEAYLGEEVS, encoded by the coding sequence ATGGCACAGGACAAACCGTTGCTTAAGGTGGAACAGGCCGGGATCCGCTTCGGCGGCTTGAAGGCCGTCTGGGATGTGAATCTGGAGCTGTTCCAGGGCGAACTGGTCGGGCTGATTGGTCCGAACGGCGCCGGGAAGACAACTTTTTTCAACCTGCTCACCGGGGTTTATGTCCCGACCGAAGGGGAGATTTCCCTCGACGGTGAAAGCCTGAAAAAACTCCCGCCTTACAAAATAACAAGGAAGGGAGTCAGCCGGACGTTCCAGAATATCCGTCTGTTTGGTGAACTGTCCGTAATTGACAACGTCAAGGTTGCTTACCATTCGCTGGCCAAGCACGGCATACCAAGTTCCGTTTTCCGCTTCCCGAAACACTTTGAAGGTGAAAAGGAAATGGATGAAAAGGCGGTCGAGTTTTTGAAAATTTTCGGGCTTGACCGTTTTAGGGACGAGAAAGCAAAAAATCTTCCTTATGGGCAGCAGCGGCGGCTGGAAATCGCCCGCGCGCTTGCCGCCAATCCGAAGCTTTTACTGCTTGATGAGCCGGCTGCCGGTATGAACCCGCAGGAAACAAAGGAGCTTATGCAGCTAATTTCTTTTATCCGGAACAGATTTCATCTCACTGTCCTCCTTATTGAGCATGATATGCCTTTGGTCATGGGGGTTTGTGAACGGATTTATGTCCTCGACCACGGTCAGTTGATTGCCCAGGGAACGCCTGAGGAAATCAGGAATAATCCTAAAGTTATTGAGGCGTATCTTGGCGAGGAGGTATCGTAA
- a CDS encoding ABC transporter ATP-binding protein produces MLKVEGINVYYGNIQALKGVSLEVNKGEVVTLIGANGAGKSTLLKTISGLLKPKQGEILFENQTIAGKAAQGIVKLGISQVPEGRRVFANMSVEENLELGAFLRKDKAGIKEDFNKVFDLFPRLQERRKQHAGTLSGGEQQMLAMGRALMARPKLLLLDEPSMGLAPLLVKTIFRIISEINESGTTILLVEQNAHMALSIANRAYVIETGRVVLSGSAQELHASEQVKMAYLGGH; encoded by the coding sequence ATGCTGAAGGTAGAAGGAATCAATGTTTACTATGGAAACATCCAGGCGTTAAAAGGTGTATCCCTTGAAGTGAACAAAGGTGAAGTCGTGACGCTGATTGGGGCCAATGGCGCCGGTAAAAGCACTTTGCTGAAAACAATATCCGGCCTGTTGAAACCGAAACAAGGGGAAATTCTTTTTGAAAACCAAACGATTGCCGGCAAGGCGGCACAGGGGATTGTGAAATTGGGAATTTCCCAAGTACCGGAAGGACGCCGTGTTTTCGCTAATATGTCGGTTGAGGAAAATTTGGAATTAGGAGCCTTTCTCCGTAAGGATAAGGCGGGGATCAAGGAGGATTTCAATAAGGTCTTTGACCTGTTTCCAAGACTTCAGGAGCGCCGGAAACAACATGCAGGCACATTGTCAGGGGGGGAACAGCAAATGCTCGCCATGGGAAGGGCGCTAATGGCAAGGCCAAAACTCCTTCTTCTCGATGAGCCGTCCATGGGGCTGGCACCGCTTCTCGTAAAAACTATTTTCCGGATTATCTCGGAAATAAATGAATCAGGGACGACAATTCTCCTTGTTGAGCAAAATGCCCACATGGCTTTGTCAATTGCTAACAGGGCTTATGTTATTGAAACAGGGCGGGTCGTCCTTTCAGGATCCGCACAGGAGCTTCATGCGAGCGAACAAGTGAAAATGGCCTATCTCGGCGGCCATTAG
- a CDS encoding MFS transporter, with the protein MKKIKTISEKKLLGIAGLGWMFDAMDVGMLSFIIAALKIDWNLTPKEMGWIGSVNSIGMAVGALVFGLMADRIGRKNVFMITLLLFSVGSGLSALTTSLAIFLVLRFLIGMGLGGELPVASTLVSESVSAEKRGRVVVLLESFWAAGWLIAAVISYFVIPRYGWQAALILGALPALYAIYLRIGLPDSPRYLTLEERHKPSVFESVKTLWSKQFSRKTAMLWILWFCVVFSYYGMFLWLPSVMIMKGFSMIKSFQYVLIMTLAQLPGYFTAAYFIEKIGRKFVLIVYLAGTAASAYFFGNTDTLWILMTAGAFLSFFNLGAWGALYAYTPEQYPTSIRGTGAGMAASFGRVGGVLGPLLVPYLSAQGYSIHVIFTIFCISILIGAAAVFFLGRETKAEELA; encoded by the coding sequence ATGAAAAAAATAAAAACTATTTCGGAAAAGAAATTATTGGGGATTGCCGGACTGGGCTGGATGTTCGATGCCATGGATGTCGGTATGCTTTCCTTCATTATTGCCGCGCTTAAAATAGATTGGAATCTGACCCCGAAAGAAATGGGCTGGATTGGCAGTGTCAATTCCATCGGCATGGCAGTGGGGGCTTTGGTTTTCGGTTTAATGGCCGACCGGATCGGCCGTAAAAACGTTTTTATGATAACATTATTATTATTTTCAGTCGGAAGTGGTTTGTCCGCCTTAACAACTTCGCTCGCCATATTTCTCGTTCTGCGTTTTCTGATCGGCATGGGGCTTGGCGGTGAACTGCCTGTCGCTTCTACATTAGTATCCGAAAGTGTATCAGCCGAGAAACGCGGCAGGGTGGTTGTGCTGCTTGAAAGTTTCTGGGCGGCTGGCTGGCTGATAGCGGCTGTTATTTCCTATTTTGTCATCCCAAGGTATGGCTGGCAGGCTGCCTTGATTCTTGGTGCGTTGCCGGCGCTATATGCCATCTACTTAAGGATAGGCCTGCCGGATTCGCCAAGATACCTGACACTGGAAGAAAGGCATAAGCCGTCCGTTTTTGAAAGTGTAAAAACATTATGGTCAAAGCAGTTTTCGAGGAAAACTGCCATGCTCTGGATCCTTTGGTTCTGTGTGGTTTTTTCCTACTACGGGATGTTCCTTTGGCTTCCGAGCGTCATGATCATGAAAGGCTTCAGCATGATTAAAAGCTTCCAATATGTATTGATCATGACACTTGCCCAGCTTCCGGGCTATTTTACAGCAGCTTATTTTATTGAGAAAATCGGCAGGAAGTTCGTGCTGATTGTATATCTTGCCGGAACAGCGGCCAGCGCTTACTTTTTTGGAAATACCGACACCTTATGGATCTTGATGACCGCGGGCGCATTTCTTTCCTTTTTTAATCTTGGTGCATGGGGCGCGCTCTACGCTTATACCCCTGAACAGTATCCAACATCCATAAGGGGTACAGGCGCCGGCATGGCGGCATCCTTCGGAAGGGTTGGCGGAGTGCTTGGCCCGCTATTGGTTCCTTATTTATCGGCCCAGGGTTATTCGATTCATGTGATTTTTACTATTTTCTGTATTTCAATTCTTATTGGGGCGGCGGCCGTATTTTTCCTTGGAAGGGAAACAAAGGCCGAGGAACTGGCATAA